GTCGAAAAAGCCCGCTATCATAAAATCATTATCATGACCGATGCTGATGTCGATGGGGCCCATATTCGGACCTTACTATTAACTTTCTTTTATCGTTATATGCCAGGCCTGATTGAAGCCGGATATGTTTACATTGCCCAGCCGCCCCTTTATAAAATTACCCGCGGTAAACAAGTTGATTATGCTTATACGGATCGCGATTTAGAGAAAAAAATGGAAATGATCGATGACCGGTCCCGAATCAGTTTGCAACGATACAAAGGTCTTGGAGAAATGGATGCTCATCAACTTTGGGAAACCACGATGGATCCCGGCGTTCGAACCTTATTACAGGTAAATATTGAAGAAGCTGCGTATGCCGATGAAATATTCACCATTCTGATGGGTGACAAGGTACAGCCACGTAAAGAATTTATCGAACGCAATGCTAAAAAAGTTAAGAATTTGGACATCTAGTCAAGAAGGAGTAAACAAATAAATGGATGAAATAATTGAATTTGATCGGATAAAATCGATTAATATTGAAGAAGAAATGAAAACTTCCTATATTGACTATGCCATGAGTGTCATTATAGGTCGGGCTTTACCAGATGTCAGAGATGGTCTAAAACCAGTTCATCGTCGGATCATCTATGCCATGAGCCAATTGGGATTAACCCCGGAAAAAACCTTTCGTAAGTCGGCCCGTATTGTTGGGGATGTTTTGGGTAAGTATCACCCCCATGGTGATTCCTCAGTTTATGATGCGATGGTTCGAATGGCTCAGGAATGGTCGATCCGTTATCTGATTGTTAATGGACAAGGGAACTTTGGTTCCGTTGATGGTGATAGTGCTGCGGCGATGCGTTATACTGAAGCAAAAATGGGGAAAATAGCCGCAGAACTGCTTCGTGATATCAATAAAGAAACCGTCGATTTTGTTCCTAACTTTGATGAATCCGAAACGGAACCTTCAGTTCTACCATCAAAATACCCAAATCTTCTAGTTAATGGATCATCTGGGATTGCCGTTGGAATGGCCACCAATATTCCACCGCATAATCTGGGTGAAATCATTGATGGGACGATTGCGTTTATTGATGATCAGGATATTACCATTGATGAGTTAATGAAACATATTAAAGGACCTGATTTTCCAACCGCCGGAATTGTCTTGGGAAAATCTGGCATTAAAAGTGCTTATCGTACCGGCCGGGGACGAATTAAAGTGCGTGGTAAAGTTGACATTGTGACGACTAAAAAAGGCAAAAAACAAATTGTTATTACTGAAATCCCCTATATGGTTAATAAATCAAAGCTGGTTGAAAAAATTGCCGAACTGGTTAAAGAGAAAAAAATTGAAGGCATCTCCGATTTAAGAGATGAATCAGACCTGAAAAAAGGGATGTCAATTATTATTGACTTAAAAAGAGATGCAAATGAAACGATCATTTTAAATCAATTATATAAACATACCCAATTGCAGGAAACCTTTGGCGTAATCATGCTGGCCTTGGTTAATAATGAACCAAAGGTTCTGAATTTAAAAGAAATTCTGTTTCATTATATTGAACATCAAAAAGAAATTATCACCAGACGAACAATTTTTGATCTGAAAAAAGCTAAAGCACGGGCACATATTTTAGAAGGCTTAAAAATTGCCTTGGATCATATCGATGAAGTGATTAAATTAATCCGTGCTGCTGCCGATGGAAAAGTAGCCAAAGAACAATTAATCGAACGATTTGACCTGTCAGAAATTCAGGCCCAGGCGATTCTGGATATGCGTTTGCAACGTTTAACCGGTTTGGAACGGGAAAAAATAGAAGAAGAATATAAAGAATTGATGGTCACTATTGCCGAACTTGAAGCAATTTTAGCAAATGGGCAATTGGTTCTTAATATCATTAAAGAAGAACTTTTAGAAATTAAAGAAAAGTATGGCGATAAACGTCGAACCTCCTTTGATATTGATGTCGAAGACTTTGAAATTGAAGATTTAATTGAAGAAGAAGAAGTTGTAATCACGATGACCCATATCGGTTATGTGAAGCGCATTACCGCTGATAATTACCGATCACAAAAACGCGGTGGAAAAGGTATTACCGCACTGAGCACTCGGGAAAATGATTTTGTTGAACACCTCTTTACAACAACAACGCATCATTATCTGATGTTCTTTACCAATCTTGGTAAAGTCTATCGATTAAAAGCCTTTGAAATTCCAGAAGGCGGACGTACTGCCAGAGGAACTGCGATCGTGAATTTGTTGCCGCTTGAAGATGGGGAGCAAATTGCCACCATGATTCCGGTCAAAGAATTCACTGCCGATAAATATTTGATCATGGCGACTAAACAAGGGATTATCAAGAAAACCGATTTAACCGAATATGATACCTCCCGTAAAAATGGCATCATCGCTATTAACTTAAGAGAAGATGATGAGCTAATCAATGTGCGACTGGTTGAACAGGATGAAGAAATTGTCATGGGAACCCAATGTGGTTATGCGATCCGATTTAATTCAGAAGAAGTCCGACCAATCAGCCGAACTTCCATTGGGGTTCGCGGGATTGATCTACGAGAAGACGACGTCGTTGTCGGAATGGACATTGTCAAAGAAGAATTATTTGTTCTTTGCGTCAGTGAAAATGGTTATGGCAAGCTGAGTGCATCAGACTTGTATCGTCCGCAAAAACGCGGCGGTAAAGGGGTTCAAACCTATAAAGTCACAAAGAAAACCGGTGAGCTGGTAGGTTTCTGTGTGATCAGCCGAGATGGTGAAATTATGATGATTAATAACCAGGGCGTGGTCATTAAGTTAGAAGGTAATGATATTACCGCGGTTGGTCGAAATACTCAGGGTGTACGATTAATGAAATTAAAATCAGACGAATCAATTGCAACTATTTCTAAGGTTTATAAGGAGGATACAGTGGATGTTTTCGACGATGACGACGAAAATAAAATGACACCCGTAACAACCACTGAAAAATAATAATGGGATCGTTAATCCATATCGATTGTATTCAGGTAAATTGTCTGGTCAAAGACCAATTCGAAGCCATCACTGTAGCTGTCAATCCTTTGTTGGCGCAGGGATATATTACCGAAGATTTTTTAGATGCCGCGATTGAAAGGGAACGCGTTTTTCCCACCGGTTTACCGACAAAAATAGGGGTTGCTTTGCCCCATACTGAAGCTAAATATGTATTAGTGGAAAGTATTTCTATTGTTACGCTAAAAAATACCGTTGTATTTGCAGGAATGGGGAATCCTAAAGAAAGTGTTCCGGTCCAGATTCTATTTTTACTGGCGATTAATGACCCTGAAAAACAATTGAAGGTATTACAAACCATTATTACCATTATCCAAAATGAAAAAGTATTACAAAAAATAAAAGATGCAAAAGAACCGCAAACCATTTATAATCTTATTAAGACTTTTTTATAAGTCAGAAAAGCCATCAATAAAGAAAGTGAATTTAAATGAATATTAAAATTGCCCCATCGATGCTAAGTGCAGATTTTGCCAATTTGGAACGAGACCTCAAAACGATTGAAAAAAATGGCGCCGACTATCTCCATGTGGATATTATGGATGGTCATTTTGTCCCTAACATTACCATGGGTCCCGACCAGGTAGCACAATTAAGAAAGACAATCGCGATTCCCTTTGATGTTCATTTGATGATCACTGAGCCACTTAAGTATATTGATCGATTTGCCGCTGCCGGAGCCGATATTATCACCGTTCACGTGGAATCAGAGGGAGAAATTCAGGCGTGTATTGATGCGATTGTAAATAAAGGTGTTAAAGCGGGACTCGTTTTATCACCAGATACGCCATTAGAAATACTTGTACCATATCTTGATCAAATCAGTATGATTTTAATTATGTGTGTTTATCCGGGTTTTGGCGGGCAAAGCTATATCCCTGAAAGCACCGAAAAAATTAGAGCTTGCCGTCAGTTGATTGGTCATCGCGAGATTGATCTACAGGTTGATGGCGGTATTAATTTCAAGACCTTAAAAGAAGTAATAGATGCCGGTGCCAATGTTATTGTATCGGGATCCTGTTTATTTAAAGGCGATATGAAAGATAATATGAGACAATTTAGAAAAATAATCCATGGATAAATTCTATAGTTGAAAGAGGAAAATTGAAATGAAGCTTATTTTAGTTGCATGTGGAACAGCTTTGGCAACCTCAACAGTGGTAGCCAAAAAGATTGAACAGATTGCTCAGGAAAATGGCATTGAATGTCGAACCGTTCAAGCTAAAGCAGTGGATGCCTATAAAAAATATCAAGAATTACATCCCGATGCGATTGTCTGTACCTGCCAGCTGGAAGGCGAAATTACCATTCCGGTTATTAATGGCCGGGCTTTTTTAACCGGAATCAATATCCAAAGCACCATTGATCAGCTAATTGAGATACTTAAAAAATAAAAATCTTTAATTAATTAACCAATTTTTCCGTCGGAAAGAGTTTATTGATTTTGATGTTAATAGCGAGTTGGACAAAAAATCACCTTCAAAAGAGGGTGATTTTTTATATTTAAAATAGCTTAATAATCGGTGAAAGTACGTTCTCAAATAGCAGTGAGTGAGGGAATAAAATCCATTAATATGCGGTTTGTAAGAAAGATTAAAAGTAGTTTATGCACTTAAAAGAATCATCGTGATTAGCTCTTGACTTAAAGTTATTGATAATGTATACTAGGCATACAATAAAATTAACAATAGAGGTGGCTAGCATAATGGTGTTGGCATAATAGGGAAACAGGTTAAATTCCTGTACGGTACCGCCGCTGTGTAAGAGGAATTTTTCCATGAATACCACTGTTTTTCGGGAAGGTAGGAAAAGTGAGGACGCTTGAGTCAGAAAACCTGCCTTTATTGATGTCTTTTTATTCTGCGTGATTACGGAATAGATCGAAAAACAAAGAAAAATAGAGCGTTTTTTTGTTTTTTAACTCAGCAATAAATACGGAGCTGCAATTGTCTTAATGACAATTGCAGCTTTTTTTATTGAAAAACAGATGATTCAAGGACTTGTTCAACTAAGTTTAGTAATGATCTGATAAAAAAAATGGAGGTAGGATGTTGGAAAGAATAGCGATATATGGGAAAGGGGGAATTGGTAAGTCGACCACGGTGACAAATATTTCGGCGGCTTTAGCCCAAAAAGGACTGACTGTGATGCAGATTGGATGTGATCCCAAATCAGATTCGACCATTAATCTAATGGGCGGAAAAAGAATTCCAACTGTGTTAGAGGTCATCCGCGAAAAGGGTAATGAAACAAAGTTGGACGATCTGGTCTCGATAGGAAGCTTTGGGGTTTTATGCGTTGAAGCCGGTGGACCCAAGCCAGGTATTGGTTGTGCCGGGAGAGGTATCATTGCAGCTTTTGAAAAATTGGAAGCGCTTAAAGCTGAGGCCTTTTATCAACCAGATATCATTTTATATGATGTTCTCGGCGATGTCGTTTGTGGAGGTTTTGCCATGCCCATTCGGAATGGCTATGCCGATAAGGTATGCATCGTTACATCAGGTGAACGGATGTCGCTTTATGCGGCTGACAATATTGTCAGTGCCGTTCGTTCGTATGGATCTCGAGGGTATGCCAGTCTTGGCGGCTTGATTCTCAATAAAAAAGGAATTGTTAATGAAGAAGGTATTGTTCAGAATGTAGCAGATGAAATTGATACCCAAGTTATCTTTACGATCGAGCGCGACAAGCTGGTTCAAGATGCTGAAGCGGTCAATCAGAC
This is a stretch of genomic DNA from Acetobacterium woodii DSM 1030. It encodes these proteins:
- the gyrA gene encoding DNA gyrase subunit A, translated to MDEIIEFDRIKSINIEEEMKTSYIDYAMSVIIGRALPDVRDGLKPVHRRIIYAMSQLGLTPEKTFRKSARIVGDVLGKYHPHGDSSVYDAMVRMAQEWSIRYLIVNGQGNFGSVDGDSAAAMRYTEAKMGKIAAELLRDINKETVDFVPNFDESETEPSVLPSKYPNLLVNGSSGIAVGMATNIPPHNLGEIIDGTIAFIDDQDITIDELMKHIKGPDFPTAGIVLGKSGIKSAYRTGRGRIKVRGKVDIVTTKKGKKQIVITEIPYMVNKSKLVEKIAELVKEKKIEGISDLRDESDLKKGMSIIIDLKRDANETIILNQLYKHTQLQETFGVIMLALVNNEPKVLNLKEILFHYIEHQKEIITRRTIFDLKKAKARAHILEGLKIALDHIDEVIKLIRAAADGKVAKEQLIERFDLSEIQAQAILDMRLQRLTGLEREKIEEEYKELMVTIAELEAILANGQLVLNIIKEELLEIKEKYGDKRRTSFDIDVEDFEIEDLIEEEEVVITMTHIGYVKRITADNYRSQKRGGKGITALSTRENDFVEHLFTTTTHHYLMFFTNLGKVYRLKAFEIPEGGRTARGTAIVNLLPLEDGEQIATMIPVKEFTADKYLIMATKQGIIKKTDLTEYDTSRKNGIIAINLREDDELINVRLVEQDEEIVMGTQCGYAIRFNSEEVRPISRTSIGVRGIDLREDDVVVGMDIVKEELFVLCVSENGYGKLSASDLYRPQKRGGKGVQTYKVTKKTGELVGFCVISRDGEIMMINNQGVVIKLEGNDITAVGRNTQGVRLMKLKSDESIATISKVYKEDTVDVFDDDDENKMTPVTTTEK
- a CDS encoding PTS sugar transporter subunit IIA, with translation MGSLIHIDCIQVNCLVKDQFEAITVAVNPLLAQGYITEDFLDAAIERERVFPTGLPTKIGVALPHTEAKYVLVESISIVTLKNTVVFAGMGNPKESVPVQILFLLAINDPEKQLKVLQTIITIIQNEKVLQKIKDAKEPQTIYNLIKTFL
- the rpe gene encoding ribulose-phosphate 3-epimerase, with the protein product MNIKIAPSMLSADFANLERDLKTIEKNGADYLHVDIMDGHFVPNITMGPDQVAQLRKTIAIPFDVHLMITEPLKYIDRFAAAGADIITVHVESEGEIQACIDAIVNKGVKAGLVLSPDTPLEILVPYLDQISMILIMCVYPGFGGQSYIPESTEKIRACRQLIGHREIDLQVDGGINFKTLKEVIDAGANVIVSGSCLFKGDMKDNMRQFRKIIHG
- a CDS encoding PTS sugar transporter subunit IIB, whose protein sequence is MKLILVACGTALATSTVVAKKIEQIAQENGIECRTVQAKAVDAYKKYQELHPDAIVCTCQLEGEITIPVINGRAFLTGINIQSTIDQLIEILKK
- a CDS encoding nucleotide-binding protein yields the protein MERIAIYGKGGIGKSTTVTNISAALAQKGLTVMQIGCDPKSDSTINLMGGKRIPTVLEVIREKGNETKLDDLVSIGSFGVLCVEAGGPKPGIGCAGRGIIAAFEKLEALKAEAFYQPDIILYDVLGDVVCGGFAMPIRNGYADKVCIVTSGERMSLYAADNIVSAVRSYGSRGYASLGGLILNKKGIVNEEGIVQNVADEIDTQVIFTIERDKLVQDAEAVNQTVIEKFPNSTQARAYRQLADKLFSGEK